The following are from one region of the Gryllotalpicola protaetiae genome:
- a CDS encoding ABC transporter ATP-binding protein has product MTQSSTATDAPVLEIRGLKADYGYGENRVHALRGVDLTLHEGEVLGLAGESGCGKSTLVYAATRLLPPPGLISGGRVMYHPRDGEPVDLLQLGDRELRANRWEDTALVFQGAMNSLNPVYRIGRQITDAISAHRPDWGRARREERARELMTLVGIDPARLRDFPHQLSGGMRQRVMIAMALALEPRVLIMDEPTTALDVVMQRQIVEEIVELRKKLGFAVVFITHDVSLLIEIADRIAIMYAGEIVEEGTAESLYRAPRHPYTQGLLRSFPPLHGPRRAMTGIAGSPPDLQALPAGCRYAPRCPFVMDRCRTDVPALTPTDVPDDGPERRVACWLHSDPDVRVPVELGMSALRF; this is encoded by the coding sequence GTGGATCTCACCCTGCACGAGGGCGAGGTGCTCGGGCTGGCGGGTGAGTCCGGCTGTGGCAAGTCGACCCTGGTCTACGCAGCCACGCGCTTGCTGCCGCCCCCTGGGCTCATCTCGGGCGGCCGAGTGATGTACCACCCGCGCGACGGCGAGCCCGTCGACCTTCTGCAACTCGGCGACCGAGAGCTGCGTGCCAATCGCTGGGAGGACACGGCGCTCGTATTCCAGGGCGCGATGAACTCCTTGAACCCCGTCTACCGTATCGGCCGCCAGATCACCGACGCCATCAGCGCGCATCGGCCCGACTGGGGACGCGCCCGCCGAGAGGAGCGGGCCCGCGAGCTTATGACCCTTGTGGGCATCGATCCCGCTCGCCTGCGCGACTTCCCGCATCAGCTCTCCGGCGGCATGCGGCAGCGCGTCATGATCGCGATGGCGCTCGCGCTCGAACCGCGTGTTCTCATCATGGACGAGCCCACTACCGCCCTTGACGTTGTGATGCAGCGCCAGATCGTCGAGGAGATCGTCGAGCTGCGCAAGAAACTGGGCTTCGCAGTCGTCTTCATCACGCACGATGTGTCGCTGCTGATCGAGATCGCGGATCGCATCGCGATCATGTACGCCGGTGAGATCGTCGAAGAAGGCACAGCGGAGTCGCTCTACCGCGCCCCGCGGCACCCGTACACGCAGGGACTGCTGCGGTCATTCCCGCCGCTGCACGGTCCGCGACGCGCGATGACCGGGATCGCGGGGTCGCCGCCCGACCTGCAGGCGCTACCGGCCGGCTGTCGCTACGCGCCGCGATGCCCCTTTGTGATGGACCGCTGCCGCACTGATGTCCCGGCGCTCACCCCGACGGACGTGCCGGACGACGGCCCCGAACGCCGCGTGGCGTGCTGGCTGCATTCCGACCCTGACGTGCGCGTTCCGGTCGAACTGGGGATGTCTGCCCTCCGATTCTGA
- a CDS encoding beta-glucosidase family protein, whose translation MPSLEEKVRLLTGETSFTTYAVESLGVEPMALSDGPIGIRGVADPPPVAAQLPNPTAVAATWDLELTARLGTLIGHEAKRLGIDVVLAPIVNIQRTPVGGRHFETYSEDPALTVDTMVAFVKAVQAEGVGVCVKHFVGNESETERTEYLARIPEQALREVYLAPFEAAVKKAGAWSIMAAYNRVEAGGEIAQATDHGYLINDVLKGEWGFDGVVVSDWLATKTTIESALGGLDLVMPGPGGPWEQKLLAAVATGDVPESVIDDKVVRLLRLAKRVGKLHDPAAEEPRSLKSAEGASRAEPREGDGLETSQASNARPAEAAALLREAVARASVVLRNESELLPLDPAEVSRIALIGPNAVEPFVQGGGSAFVNAPYLVTPEAGLREAFPDAEVTVHRGVASRRFAHVIDPELVTTADGTPGYTLELLDADGGAVGEPQVIAASEGWNRGIVAGAQAARVTARVTLGEPGAHRVEVGLVGIHTAWFDGELVSESGDFADSNVILNSSANHPAGPSAVFEVAEGETRVVEISVECQVVDAGAYSRFVRFELRHDSEVAPANSVATTANSRVRPAGTGEQTSTDDVDLEAAIAAASAADVAVVIIGTNEEVESEGWDRQSLALPGRQDELVRRVAAANPRTVVVVNAGAPVILPWLDEVPATLWWWLPGQEAGNGLADALTGATEPSGRLPWTLPAAEADVPVPHALPVDGVVEYTEGVHVGYRGWERLGRVPARPFGFGLGYSVWKLGVPIAAEEWGADDALPVTVALTNDGERDARGVVQFYLSGPRDGDGDGGWDRPARWLVGHAAQEVLAGRVVAVTLRIPRRAFQVWSVAAQQWITPSGVYTIRAASDARDPGQTVTITL comes from the coding sequence GTGCCGTCGCTCGAAGAGAAGGTCCGCCTGCTGACCGGTGAGACCTCATTCACCACCTATGCGGTCGAAAGCCTCGGCGTCGAGCCGATGGCGCTCAGTGACGGCCCCATCGGCATCCGTGGCGTCGCCGACCCGCCGCCGGTCGCCGCGCAGCTGCCCAACCCGACCGCGGTCGCGGCGACGTGGGATCTCGAGCTCACCGCGCGCCTCGGCACGTTGATCGGGCACGAGGCGAAGCGCCTCGGCATCGACGTGGTGCTCGCGCCGATCGTGAACATCCAGCGGACGCCGGTCGGCGGCCGTCACTTCGAGACCTACAGCGAAGACCCCGCGTTGACCGTCGACACGATGGTCGCGTTCGTGAAGGCAGTGCAGGCCGAGGGCGTCGGCGTGTGCGTCAAGCACTTCGTCGGCAACGAGTCGGAGACCGAGCGCACCGAATACCTGGCGCGGATTCCCGAACAGGCTCTGCGCGAGGTGTACCTCGCCCCGTTTGAGGCCGCGGTCAAAAAGGCGGGCGCGTGGTCGATCATGGCCGCCTACAACCGCGTCGAGGCAGGCGGCGAGATCGCGCAGGCCACCGATCACGGATACCTGATCAACGACGTGCTCAAGGGCGAGTGGGGCTTCGACGGCGTCGTCGTCTCAGACTGGCTCGCGACGAAGACCACGATCGAGTCGGCCCTCGGCGGGCTCGACCTCGTGATGCCTGGCCCCGGCGGCCCGTGGGAGCAGAAGCTGCTCGCCGCCGTCGCTACGGGCGACGTGCCGGAGTCAGTCATCGACGACAAGGTCGTGCGCCTGCTGAGACTGGCGAAGCGCGTCGGCAAGCTCCACGATCCCGCCGCAGAAGAGCCCCGCTCGCTGAAGAGCGCAGAAGGCGCGTCTCGAGCCGAGCCGCGTGAGGGCGATGGTCTCGAGACGTCCCAGGCGTCGAACGCTCGACCAGCGGAGGCGGCGGCGCTGCTGCGGGAAGCCGTCGCGCGAGCATCCGTCGTGCTGCGCAATGAGAGCGAGCTGCTGCCGCTCGACCCGGCAGAGGTCTCGAGAATCGCGCTGATCGGACCGAACGCCGTCGAGCCGTTCGTGCAGGGCGGCGGCAGCGCGTTCGTCAACGCGCCGTACCTCGTCACTCCCGAGGCAGGCCTGCGCGAGGCGTTCCCCGACGCCGAGGTGACGGTCCACCGCGGCGTGGCATCGCGCCGCTTCGCGCACGTGATCGACCCGGAGCTCGTGACGACGGCCGATGGCACGCCGGGCTATACCCTCGAGCTCCTCGACGCCGACGGCGGCGCGGTCGGCGAGCCCCAGGTGATCGCCGCGAGCGAGGGCTGGAACCGCGGCATCGTCGCGGGCGCGCAGGCGGCGCGCGTGACCGCTCGCGTGACGCTCGGCGAGCCGGGTGCGCATCGGGTCGAGGTGGGTCTGGTCGGCATCCACACGGCGTGGTTCGACGGCGAGCTCGTCAGCGAATCCGGCGATTTCGCCGACTCCAACGTGATCCTGAACTCGTCGGCCAACCACCCCGCCGGCCCGAGCGCCGTGTTCGAGGTGGCAGAGGGCGAGACCCGGGTCGTCGAGATCTCGGTCGAATGCCAGGTGGTGGATGCCGGTGCGTACAGCCGCTTCGTGCGGTTCGAACTGCGGCACGACTCCGAGGTGGCGCCAGCGAATTCGGTGGCCACGACGGCGAATTCGCGGGTTCGCCCAGCGGGGACGGGCGAACAGACAAGCACCGACGATGTCGACCTCGAGGCGGCCATCGCCGCGGCATCCGCCGCCGACGTCGCGGTCGTGATCATCGGCACCAATGAAGAGGTCGAGTCAGAGGGCTGGGACCGGCAGAGCCTCGCGCTGCCCGGCCGGCAGGACGAGCTCGTGCGCCGCGTCGCCGCCGCGAACCCCCGCACGGTCGTGGTCGTGAACGCGGGCGCTCCCGTGATCCTGCCGTGGCTCGACGAGGTGCCCGCGACGCTGTGGTGGTGGCTGCCCGGGCAGGAGGCCGGCAACGGCCTCGCCGACGCGCTCACCGGTGCGACCGAGCCGAGCGGGCGCCTGCCCTGGACGCTGCCCGCAGCCGAGGCGGACGTCCCGGTCCCGCACGCTCTGCCGGTCGACGGGGTCGTCGAGTACACAGAGGGCGTGCACGTCGGCTATCGCGGCTGGGAGCGGCTCGGCCGGGTGCCCGCGCGTCCCTTCGGGTTCGGCCTCGGCTATTCGGTGTGGAAGCTCGGCGTTCCGATCGCCGCAGAGGAGTGGGGCGCGGACGACGCCCTGCCCGTCACCGTCGCGCTGACCAACGACGGCGAGCGTGATGCGCGTGGCGTCGTGCAGTTCTATCTGTCGGGTCCGAGGGATGGCGACGGCGATGGCGGCTGGGACCGACCAGCCCGGTGGCTGGTGGGCCACGCCGCGCAGGAGGTGCTCGCGGGCCGGGTCGTGGCCGTCACGCTGCGCATCCCGCGCCGTGCCTTCCAGGTGTGGAGCGTCGCCGCTCAGCAGTGGATCACGCCGTCGGGCGTCTACACGATCCGCGCGGCGTCCGA